Below is a genomic region from Equus quagga isolate Etosha38 chromosome 17, UCLA_HA_Equagga_1.0, whole genome shotgun sequence.
AGGTGATGTCTAAGCTGGATTTTGAAGGAGCGCACCAGCTCCGTCCACCAGacctttctgtgatgatggaagtgttctagccattagccacatgtggctgtcaagcacttgaaatgtggcaggtgtgactgaggagctgaattttgTATTGTACTTTCActcatttcaatttaaataggcacatgtggctagtggcaaCTAGATTGGATAGGGTAGGATGAGAAGGAATTTTCCAGGCAAACAGGCATTGTGGGGAGAGGCATCACTGACAGCAGCAGGACCCTGcaatgtgcaaaggcccaggaaTGTGAAATGACCTGGGAGAGTCGGGTGAGAGGAGAAGGTCAGAGGAAGCTGGGGGGCCAAGGGGCCACTCGGGCAGACAGCAGAGCAGGGGTACCAGAAGTACCAGATAAGGGGATCCCCACAAACCCATCAGGCTCCTTCACTGGCTTTCCCCTGTCCTATAGACCTTGGAGCTGAGGCCGCCAAGGACATCGGGGAAGGGGCCCGAGCACCCAGGGACTCAGAGGTGAGTGTGGTCGGCCACCCCACATCACAGTTCTGCGCCTCTGCTGGCCGGGCCACTACCCTGACACCCCTGGCACCCCACTGTGCCCCACAGGGCCCAGACGGAGCCGGGGAGCTGGGGGCCAAGGCCTGTGCAGTCCACGCCCTCTTCCTCATCCTGCACAGTGGCAACATCCTGGACTCGGGCCCTGGAGACGCCAACTCCAAGCAGGCAGACGTGCAGACGCTGAGCCTGGCCTTCGAGGCCGTCACCCGCATCCACTTCCCCGAGGCCCTAGGCCACGTGGCGCTGCGCCTGGTGCCCTGCCCACCCATCTGTGCTGCCGCCTATGCCCTTGTCTCCAAGTACTGGTCCTGGGTGGCAGGGTGGGGGACACACAGGGTCTCCAAGGTGCAGTCAGCCACCTGGCGGCTCCCGGGTTGAGTGAGGCCCCACggtgggaagggggaggaggcagggaagccATAAACCTGGGCCAGAGACCTACCTGGCCGGACCTCAGTTTCTAGTCAATGGCTCCATCACAAAGGCCTCTTGCATGCTGATGCTCCCCACAAAGGCCCATGGTGCTAGGACTTGCCAGCAGGGCAAGGGGACTTGGAGGGGGCAGTAGCCCGGCTGGcggccccccacccacccaccataCTTCCTCCTTCTGCAGCCTGAGCCCCTACAGCCATGATGGTGACAGCCTGTCCCGCTCCCAGGACCACATCCCACTGGCTGCCCTGCCGCTGCTGGCCACCTCATCCTCCCGCTACCAGGGCGCTGTGGCCACCGTCATTGCCCGTACCAACCAGGCCTATGCCGCCTTCCTGCGCTCATCTGAGGGCGCTGGCTTCTGCGGGCAGGTCAGAGGCTAGGGATGTTCCTGGGAAGCTTGCCATCAGAGCCCTCCATCCTCTTGCCTTCACTGCAGCCCCTCCTGATGGTGCCACCCTCTCGCACAGGTGGTGCTAATCGGAGATGGCGTCGGTGGAATCCTGGGCTTTGATGCGCTCTGTCATAGCGCCAGCGCAGGCACAGGGAGCCGGGGCAGCAGCCGCAGAGGGAGCATGGTCAGTGTCACCCAACCCCACCTCTTCAGGAAGGGGGTATCTCTCCGGCTCTAGGTCTCTGCCCTATGGAATGTAACCTCTCTGCAGTCAGGTCCCCCTGCTGCCTCATTCCATCCCCTCTGGGGCTCTGACCACCTTCTTTCTTTGAGTCCTTGCCAAACCTCAagcctctctcctcacttccaAATAAGTAGAAATTGAATTGTCTTCAGGCCTAAGGTATTTCTGTCCCCTGTTCCATCTAGAACAATGAGCTGCTCTCCCCGGAGGTTGGCCCAACGCGGGACCCCCTGGCAGatggggctgaggggctgggccgGGCCAGCCCAGaaccctcagccctgccctcccagcgTGCCCCCAGCGATCTGGCCAGTCCAGAGCTCGAGGGCTCTCAGAACAGGTGACGCTCCCGCCCCAGCTCTCCTGCCCTGGGCTTGTGCTGGGCTGCAGAGGCAGCAGCACTGAGCACCCCTCCTCTGTAGCCTGCAGGCGGCCCCCCCAACTGCCTCCTCTGGGGAGCCCCGGCGGGTAAGCACAGCCTCCTGCCCGCCTGCTGCCCCCTCTGAGGCTTCGGATGGCCCCACCAGCGCCGCCCGCCTCGACTTCAAGGtctctggcttcttcctcttcGGCTCCCCGTTGGGCCTGGTGCTGGCTCTGCGCAAAACTGTGATGCCTGCCTTGGAGGGTGAGCCCTCAGGGCAGGGGTTCTGCCTCATCCTTCATCAGcccttcccccatctcctctGGTCTTTTGTCTCACCTGAGATGCTGGTGTTCTTGCCCTCCCCCACTGTACAAATTAAGTGGCCTGGCTAGAGAAGGGGAACGTGAGGCCCAGAAAGAAGGGACTTGCTAAGGTTGAGTTTCCCACAGTGCACTGGGAGGAACTCACGCCCACAGATGCTCTGCATGAGAAGGGGTCCAAGGGGCATGGGAAATGCTGCATCCTGAACTGAATCAGTAAATCGAAGGCTCTGATTCCTTCTAAGGCGAGGCCTGTCTCACTTTAAGCAGGACCCTGGTGACCTCCCAGGGCATGCAGTTTGGGAAGTGctggctcagggtcacacagccggTCAGGGTGCTGTTTCCCACACCCCCTACCTCCCAGAATGCCCAGCTGAGCCCCCTCTCCCCTTTATCTTCTGGGTACCAGTGGCCCAGATGCGCCCAGCCTGTGAGCAGATCTACAACCTCTTCCACGCGGCCGACCCCTGCGCCTCCCGTCTTGAGCCCCTACTGGCCCCCAAGTTCCAGGCCATCGCCCCACTGGCCGTGCCCCGCTACCAGAAGTTCCCCCTGGGAGACGGCTCATCCCTGCTGCTGGGTACGCCCCCAACCaagataaaggaggaaagaaagagggtaccgagagagagagatgaggatggGCCCCCTCATCCAAGAACACACAAGGCAGTTCCTACATCATTGGTAAACTCAAATCACCACTCCCAGGACCAGGGAACACTACCCTGGCCCCTTGAGGGGTCTGGATCCCCTGGACTCTCTGACATTCTCTGCCCAGGAGTGAGGGGCAGTGGTGATGACTGGGctagagagaagagacagagtcACAGTGGTGTGCCAGTGTCTGAGCGCAGCCGCCAGTGTGGAGGGGctgctgtgtctgtgtgtagggTGCACTGTGTCTCCATATGCACTTGTGTTCATGTGTCAGTGTGGGGCATGCACATGTATGCATGCAAGTGGCTACCCGTTTGGCCCCATGAGATAAGTGTGCCTGTGCTGGGTTAGGGTGCCCTGTTGGCTGTAAGGGCGAGCTAAGAGGAGAGAATGCCCCCCACTCTTCACTTCCACCCAGATATGGGGCAGTTTCAGCCTCAGCCAAGACCTCACCAGGCAGGGCTGGCATGGAAGATGGCAGAGGCATGGGGGCGTAGCTGTCCTGGAGCCCCTGGTGGGAAGAGAGGCGGGCAGCCTGACCCCGCCTGCTGCTCAGGttgtctctcctcccccagctgaCACTCTGCAGACCCACTCAGGCctcttcctggaggagctggagacGTTGGTGCCCTCAACACCCACCTCTGCCAGCGGTGCCTTCTGGAAGGGCAGTGAGTTAGGCACTGAGCCACCTGCCCAACCAGCTGCCCCCAGCACCACCAGTGAGGTGGTTAAGAGTAAGTGAGCCAGCCACCCTGCCTGGGTGGGGGGGACACTTACTCCACCTCCAGCTGaagcacccctgcccccagcatgTGCTCTGCAACCCCCGTCCCCTAGCACCCAGCCCAGACTCAGCAAAGATCAGGCTTGGCAGAAAGGAGGGCGGGAAGAGCACCCAGGGGCCAGACGGGTGGGCACCGGGTGGGAGGCCACCCCTGACCCACTGCCCGCGTGGCCGTGCAGTCCTGGAGCGCTGGTGGGGGACCAAGCGGATCGACTACTCACTCTACTGCCCCGAGGCGCTCACCGCCTTCCCCACCGTCACGCTGCCCCACCTCTTCCATGCCAGCTACTGGGAGTCGGCGGATGTGGTAGCCTTCATCCTGCGCCAGGTGGGCCCCGGGATAAGGGGCGGGAGATGGGAACCGGACAAGGATGGGGAGCCGGGGGAGGGGAAGCCTCAGcagcacccacccccacccccgttcACGTGGCCTCGCCGGATCCTGAGCAGGTGATCGAGAAGGAGCGGCCACAGCTGACCGAGTGCGAGGAGCCGTCTATCTACAGCCCGGCCTTCCCCAGGGAGAAATGGCAGCGCAAACGCACGCAAGTCAAGATCCGGGTATGAACCCTGCCACTCCCGGCAAAAGCTAGGCCCTGCCAGGTCCTCTCCCCAGCACCCATCCTCGCTCGGATGGTCTTCACGGTCCCGCCCCGCCCGCTGTCGTCCTGGCCCCGCCTCCTCATACCTTGGCCccgcccctgggaaccactggtctcctcccctctcccagccaagTCAGGTGTCCGAGGCGCGCTCACCCCACCCCGCCTCATCCTCCACATTCCGACCTGTCTCGGCTCCGCTCCCTCCGAACTGCAGTCTACACACACGCACTCATGGCCTAGGGTCGGGGTCCGCAAAAGCGCCCACCCCTTGGGCCTTGCCGCTCTCCCGCAGCAGCCATCTAGGCCCGGTCCCCCTCACCAGCTCCCCCCGCATCCCCGCCATCTCCTGGCTGCGGCCTCATGCCGTCTCCTCCCGTCAGAACGTCACTTCCAACCACCGGGCGAGCGACACGGTGGTGTGCGAGGGCCGCCCCCAGGTGCTGAACGGGCGCTTCATGTACGGGCCTTTGGACGTGGTCACGCTCACCGGAGAGAAGGTCAGGACGCACAGCCTCGGCCCCAGTAGACCCGCCCCCATGGGGCCCACCTCGCCCCAGCCCGGAGCTCACGTCCAGTCCCGCCTCACGTCCCCAGGACAGCTCCCGGTCCCAACGACAGGCCCACCTCCGCCCGCCTCCGGTCACGGTCAGAGGGTGCCCGGGGGCTCCGCCCCATGGACGCTCTCGCCCCCTCTCCCGGCTAGGTGGACGTCTACATCATGACGCAGCCGCTGTCCGGCAAGTGGATCCACTTTGGCACCGAAGTCACCAACAGCTCGGGCCGCCTCACCTTCCCGGTGCCCACCGAGCGTGCGCTGGGCATCGGCGTCTACCCGGTGCGCATGGTGGTCAGGTGAGCGCGGGGCGGCCGGGCCTCTGCGGGGCAGGGCTCCCCGGGCCTCGGCCCCGCGCCGCTCACGCCGCCCTGGGCCACAGGGGCGACCACACGTACGCCGAGTGCTGCCTGACCGTGGTGGCCCGCGGCACCGAGGCCGTGGTCTTCAGCATCGACGGCTCCTTCACCGCCAGCGTCTCCATCATGGGCAGCGACCCCAAGGTGCGCGCCGGCGCCGTGGACGTGGTCAGGTAAGAGCGGCCGCCGCCCGGCTCGCCGCGGTGACCGGCGCCACCCCCCAGGCGTGGAGCTGACGGCCGTCCCACCCCGCAGGCACTGGCAGGACGCGGGCTACCTGATCGTGTATGTGACAGGCCGGCCCGACATGCAGAAGCACCGCGTGGTGGCCTGGCTGTCGCAGCACAACTTCCCCCACGGCGTCGTCTCCTTCTGCGACGGCCTCACCCACGACCCGCTGCGCCAGAAGGCGATGTTTCTGCAGAGCCTGGTGCAGGAGGTGCGCGCCCGGGGAAGGGCCCGCCTCCGCCGCCTCCGCCCCCGCCTCGGGCTGTAGCCCGGTGGAGGCTTACCTGGTCCCACTCCCACCGGTCCCCCGACCCTGACTGACTGGAGAGGCCCTTAGGGTCCTGCCCCCTCGTGGTCCAAGGAGCCCCTAGTCCTTGGGGCGTGCTGGGGAGACCCAGTGATCCCGCCCCGGAAACAGTGGACCCGGGAAGCCCAACAGGCCCCACGCCCAGCCTCACGACCCCTCCCCCGAGCGGACGGCTGGCCCCTCTGGTTACAGGTGGAACTGAACATCGTGGCCGGCTACGGGTCCCCTAAAGACGTGGCCGTCTACGCGGCGCTGGGCCTGTCCCCGAGCCAGACCTACATCGTGGGCCGCGCCGTGAGGAAGCTACAGGCGCAATGCCAGGTGAGGGCCAAGggaaggcggggggggggggggggggggggggNNNNNNNNNNNNNNNNNNNNNNNNNNNNNNNNNNNNNNNNNNNNNNNNNNNNNNNNNNNNNNNNNNNNNNNNNNNNNNNNNNNNNNNNNNNNNNNNNNNNCAGGGGGGAGGGGCTCTTGGGACACGGGGGGGGCGGGCCCCGGCGGGGGGcgcgaggggggggggggggggggggggggggggggggcagcaggAGCCTGGGTCTGCGGCCATAACGACCACCTGTGCTAAGCAGCAGCTGCGGAAGGGGCTCTGAGAAGCTTGGCCAGCCGCAGGGGACCTGGGCTCCTCCTAGGACAGAGTCATGAGCAGCTCGGAGTTGCCAGGCAGACCAGGATTGATCACTCAGGTTGGAGTGTGCTCAAGACCTGGAGTGCTGGCTCCACTCTGGCATGGCCCTGGGCATGGTCCtccacctttctgagcctcagtttcttgtctGTCAAATGGCCGATGGCACCAACCTCAACAGCTATTGCGAACATGACATGATTTACTGCACACCAACGTGCCCAGCGTTGGGCACAGCGCAATTGCCTGCTAAATGTTCATGGCCATCATTCCGCCACCCCacgatcccattttacagatgagaaaactgaggcccagagaggggcagagctAGGAGTAAAGCCAGGGTGCCCAGGCTCCCAGCCTGGAGTTCCTATCTGGAATTCTCTGGGTCAGGCTGTGCCAGGCTTGCCAGGCAGCCAGCACTGCCCAGCAACCCAGGGAGGGCAGGTGAAGCAGCGTATAGGCCTGAGACCACCGTCCCCTTATCTCTGCCCACCTCTGTCCACAGTTCCTGTCGGATGGCTACGTGGCCCATCTGGGCCAACTAGAGGCAGGTTCACACCCTCATGCCCCCGCAGCGCCCTCAAGGGCCACCCTGGCCAAGAGCAGCTATGGGGGGGCTGCCCCTGTGGACTTCCTCCGCAAACAGAGCCAGCTGCTCCGTTCACGGGGCCCCAGCCAGGCGGAGCGCGAGGGCCCGGGGACGCCGCCCACCACCCTGGCCCGGGGCAAGGCCCGAAGCGTCAGCCTCAAGTTGGACAGCGAAGAGTGAGACCCAACCTCTGGCTGGACCTGGCTTATTTATTCACACACGTGAGGGGCCCAAGTGCGTGTGCGGGAGGCTGGGGGCCCAGCCCCACACCCTGCATCACTGCCTGCCCCTCAGTGTTACTTCCCTTCCATACAGGAGGGACCCAGTCCcggggggaggaaggagggagcagaggggaccAGAGGCTTCTCTAGTGTGTAAATTGTGAAAATAAACACCACCTGCATCCCACCTGATTTTCCTCCCACCTGGCAGCACAGGGCAGCCTCGAAGGTCTCATGGAGGGCTCTGTCCTCCCCCTGGACAGAGTCAGCCCACCCAGCCCGGCCCACCCCACCTGGGCCAGCCTTTCAGTTCACAGGGACCCAGACTTGGCTTCTCGCCAGAACCTCTGCAGCCAGAAGCTGAGGCCAGGGGACCATGGGACCAGAGGCTTGGGGGAGGGCTGCACTGCGAGACCACCTCACTCGGGCACCAAGCCTCTGGGCTTGCGCCTGCTTTGTCTCCCCCTAAGACTGAAGGCTCCCGGGtaccccagccctgccagcaaAGGACATTTCCTTTGTGACAGAGATCATCCTCCTCACTTTCTGtcagggacactgaggcccaaGAGAGGTCTCGGAGCTGGCTATGGGGAGCTGGAAGTAAAACCCTTATCCTTTGCCTCCCAGGGCCACCCAAGTACCAGGAAATGCCAGGTGAGGACCCCAAATCTCCCAGTGGATCAACTTGGCAGACCCGAAGAGAGATAAATAAGGCCTTTATATACAGAGAAGCATGATAGAGCGGGGGCAGCCGGGCTGGCAGTGGCAGCAGTGGGCTTGGCAGGGTGGGCAAGGCTGGGTGGCCCTGTCAGTGGGAGAAGATGCCCCGGAAGCGAGCCTTGTCCTCTTCGTCCTTCTGCCGGATCCGTGCCTCCAGGGCCCGCAGCTCCCGGCTCACAACAGGCGCCAGGGCGGGGTCCAGCTCCAGCACCTTGGCAAAGTCAGCCTGGGCCTCCTGGGCATTCCACACGGCCGCGTGCGCCTTGCCCCTCTTGAAGTAGGCCTTGACGTTGTCTGCAGGGGGTACCGGTGGGCAGAGGCCCACAGGGCATCAGGAGGGGAACAGCTAGCTGCCCAGCCTGACTCCTGAGACCCTGGGCCCATCATGGGACAGAGCCCGCCCGACCTGAGGATGCCAACTCCACCCCAAACCCCATTCATACCTCACTGGCACAACAGggcccctggccctgcctgggtgGGGACATTTGGTTGGGCTCCTGTGGGAGCTCAGAATGGGGGTGACGTCAAAGGCTCGGTCTTGCGCCCCAGTGCCCAGTGGTGACAGGGATGAGAAGGCCGCTCGCCTGACTGCCTGCCGGCCCACCCCGGCAGCCCAGCGCCCAGCACTCACCATCATACTTGTTGAGAATGGAGGAGCAGTGGTCCAGCACTTCGTAATACTCCTGGGCCACCAGCTTGCACTGACAGTAGTTGAGCAGCAGTGGTGTGATCTGCTGGTCCAGCTGGATCCAGTCAGGGGACCCAGGCTGTTCCTGAGGGcacaggggcagggagagggggaaagaTGCTGAGACCTGGGCCCCACGGCTCCACTTCGCCCCCTGCGCCCACCCGCCGCTGCCTCCGGCCAGCACCTTCATCTGCAGGTTCTTGAGGCAGGCGATGGCGTCGTAGTACTTGGCGGCGGCCTCCTTCACGTGGCCCTCGCGGTACAAGCGGTTGCCCTCCTGGTGGATGACTGGCACCGCCTTTGCCTTCTCAGCATCTGTcattgcccatgggtcctgcTGGTACGTGCCAGGGCTCTCCACCTGCCGGGGCGTGGGCCAAGTCAGGGTGAGGCCCCGGGGGCACCACAGCTTCTCTAGCCACAGACATGCCCACCCTCGGGGCTGGCGGGCCTCCGGACATTGGCTTCCAGAAGCAGAATCACTTGCTCATTCACTGACGGTTTGACAAATGTTTGTGAGCGTCTacgtgcccagcactgtgccaggtTCTAAGAACAGAGCCCTGAACGAGACACTGAAAATCCCAGCCCTCGAAGATACCCAGAAGAGGAGGGGCCCCAGGAGGGGGACCCATGGGGACTGTCAGGGGTCCTGCACAGGTGTTGTACCTGCCCTGCCCCAACCCCCAACAGTCCATCCAGCCCTGGGTGCGCAGGCAGGGCTGGCGCTCACTCTGAGGCTGGGCAGTGGTGGTCTGGCGAGGcgcctggggcctgggggctcCTCACCTTCAGCATCTCGATGTCGAAGATGAGCGGCTGGGGGTTCTGCTGCAGGGCATCCAGGTCAGCATGACCCAGGGAACTATGCTCATGCATCTGGGCGATGCCACAGCAGTGCCGCTGGCCCTCCAGGGGGTCCTTGCCGGCCGCAATGTTGCGTAGACTCTTGGCCACCAGTGGATACAGGACCACATGCTGCAGGAGGGCAAGTGGGCACCAAGGGTTCTGTCAGTGTGGGCTGGCTGGTGACCgggcccagccccctgccccatcACCATTTGAGaaaggacactgaggcccagagagggacagcaGCTGGTTCAGGGCCCCACTCTGTTGAAACGTAGGAAGCCTTTTCCCTCGGGACACCTCCGGCCTCCCAGCCGTCTCTCCCGGTGAAGCCCCCAGCTCCTGCCACAATGTCTGGCCACCAAACCAAGCCAAGCACCTACCCCTCCGACCCCCCACACAAACATACTCCCACCATCAAGCTGTCTCTCTTGTCCTTACAAGCCCGGTGGAATTCttacctctgcctcctcctccccacaggggTGCAGCCCCCAGGCTAGACTCCTCACCATTACTGGGGTCCCTCCGCATTCTGTTCCCAGCGtctgttccttctctcctgccccatcCCTACCCGATTCATGGCCTATCTCagagctgggcccagggcagCAACTTCATAACCCTTGGGAGTAGGGGACCTGGCCTCTGACCTATCATTAGGAATGGCTGCTGAGATGGTGGGCGCCAGACTACCCCCCGCCTCAGTCTAACCAGCTCCTCTCACGGCCCCTGTCATCCACACGGGGTGGACTGCTGGGCTAATGTCCAGCCAGCCAGCAGATGCTCCTGAGTCTCGGCTCTGGGTGGCCCCATAGTGGGCAACTTGAAGCTACAGGTAAACAGGCCCGATCCCCACCCTGCAGTAGCTCAGACCCAGGCAGAGAACCAGATCCTGGCCATGCAGGGCATGAGGGGTTGAAGGACTCAGAGGAAGAGCTCAAGCCAACCACCAGCcatcaaggagggcttcctgggggTGGTGACCCAGGAATTCGCATTGAATGAGGGAGGATCTTGGCCAAGAAGGGGATGGAAAGGAAAGGCAAGGAGGTGAGTGGGAGAGGGAAACTGGCAGGGCGAGACCCTACAGGGCCAGGTGAGCAGCTGTAGCTTACACTCAAGCCTGACGGCGGCCAGAAGCCAGAGAGGTCTGAAGCAAGGAGCTGTACAGGTCGTTTGCATTTGGGAACCAGTCCCCTGGCTGCAACCTGGCtaacagagaggagaaggcagaagagaggcCAGGATACCTTGACGTCGCAGCAGAACTGGGCGATCTCCCCCTCGCGCATGGTGCACACAATGGTCTCCCACACGGGCAGCTTGAACTTCTTCCCGATGATGAGCTCCATGGGCTTGCCACGCACCCGGCTGTCGTCCAGCACGGCGCCCTCCTTGTCACTGTGCAGGGTCCGGTAGTGGAACGTGGCCTGCGGGCCACAGGCAGATCAGGGAAGGGCACaaaccctccccagcccccagcctgccaACGGCACAAGGGACAGAGCTCATCAGGGGTCACCACCTGACCTTATACCTGGCTTCACTGCACCACCCAGCCGAGGAAACTAAGTCACAGAGAGGCAAGTAAGGCACCCAAGTCACATGGCTAGTGGGTGGACAGGCTGGGGTGAGAGGCCAAGCATTCTGGCTCCCATCATTCTTTTGACGGAtctttactgagcacccactgtgtgcctgAGCTCTGGGCTAGGCACCaggacacagcagtgagcaaagTAGCCCCAAGGCCCTGCCCCCATGGGGCTCACatggaacttctagaagaaagagGCCTCAAACAACACTGTGCTATGTAAGGTGGAGCTAAGTGCAATGGATCAGAAAACAAGATGCAGCAGGTAAGGCAGGATGAGTTtagggggggaggggggctctCTGAGGCagcatttgagcagagatctgaagggACTAAGAGAGAAGCATACCAGGCATAGACTGGGGTGGGAACTTTCTAGGCCCAAAAGAACAGAGCTGCAAAAGCCTTGCAGCGGGGCAGTGTGAGGTGCGTCCAAGAAGCAGCGAGGCCAGcgtggcagaagcagaagaatGAGGGGGAAGGCTGCACCACCAAGGTCACCGGGCTCACAGGCCACAGGGCCTGTCAGCCGTGGTGAGGAAGTCGGGTTTTGCTCTGAGATGGAAGCCACTGGGTGGTTCCCAGCAGCGGGGGGCCACAATCTGATGTGGGTTCTGCTGCTGCGGTCAGAACAGGTTGTAGAGGGACgggggcagaagcaggaaggtgaGGTAGGAAGGAGGTGACTGCAGGACCCCAGGGGAGAGACGATGGCGGCTGGGACCACAGTGGCAATGGTAGAGCGATGAGGAGtggtcggatcctgggtgtatTCTGAGGATTTGCTGCTGGACGTGAGAGAACGGAGCCCTGGAGGCTTGGCGGCTTTGGGCCTGAGCAGTCAGAAGGCTGGAGGTGCCCttaactgagatggggaaggctgGAGGGGAGCAGGTGAAGTGTGAGTTGCCAAGCAGACATCCAGGAAGAGATGGTGAGTAGGAGCTGGATGTCCAGTTTACGGGAGAGGTAAAGGCTCAAGATGACATTTGCGAGTAGTCCGGGCACGGAgtggtttttttaaagagaggagaCTGGATAAGATCATCTGCGAGTGTGTGCAGAGAGAAGAGGTCTGAAGACGGAACCCTCGACAGGATATGGTTAGAGGAGCCCACACTTCACCACGACACCGCACGACTTCTCTGAACTGGGTTTCCGTATCAGTAAAATGGAATCAACAAGAGTACCCATCCCACAGTGTGAGAACGGAAGGACATAAACGTGTGAAGCACGGAGCGAGCACTCACTCAACACTGGTGATTGGTTATTTAATCTTACCTAGCCCCATTCTCTCAGTCCCATCGTTCACAGGTCTTCACCATTTTCACATGTTCCCTCTTTCTGGTGTCTGTTCCATCCAGGATCTCCCTTCCAGGACCTTCTTCAAGGTCACCAACTCCCCAGCCCATGGGGGCATACGCCCACACCCGCACCTTCTCCTGACTCAGAAAAGATCCATCTTAATACAATGCGCACTAGAGCCACACAGCTCCCCTCTGCTGTCAGAGCACTCACACTGGGCCAGGCTGGGATCTTTATTTGCCCGACCTTGGCACAGGGCTGGTCAGGAAGCATGACCTTGGCACAGACCTGGTCAGGAAGCATGAGCTTGGCACAGGCCTGGTCAGGGAGCATGCGCTCATTCACAGTAGCTCTTACTTTTGGTGTCCCTAGTATGGGCCAGGATCTCTACTCATTTGTTCAGTATGCATGTTCTGCGTGACTGCTCTGCGGGCACAGGGGCTGCCTCTGGGAAGCTCCTTACTCTACAGACAAGCGGCATCTGGGAAAggctccaggaagagggaacGGCATGAGCACAAGCAGGGAAGTCTGGAGATGTAGGTTGTTCAGGGGAGGGGGTCGGAAAGGCCGGAGCTGGGGGCCTGGATGTACAAAGGAAGAAGATGGCAGGCTCTGTACTTCCCAGCCCTTATCTGGCCCGAACGAAGCGACGTACAGGCGTCAGTAAGCTGCCAAAGGGTTCCAGTCAAGCAGATCCGACCTCTGGGCCCGTTCTCTGGGGTTGCACTTCCccggggcctcagttttcccatctaaaCGATGGGAGCTGGTCTAAGTGTTTTCAGAAGGCCCTTCCATCTATAAAAGATCTTAAATCTTGCAACCCAGAGGTCTCAGGGTCCCTCCCCAGTCCCGGGGGCTCCTCCCAGGTCCCGGGTTTCCAGCTCGGGGTCTCCTCCAGTATGGGGTCTGCAGCAGCACACAGGCCAAAGCCCCGCAACCCGCTAGAGATGACTGACGGCCTCTCCGACCAATGGGGCCACACGGCCAAGCCAGGGGGCGGGGCGGACAGGTCCGAATTCACCCCTTAAATTCAGACTAATCAGCGTCGAGCTCCGCGTGCGAGTGGTAGGGTCACCGACCGCTGCTATCTGGGCATGCGCAACCTCTCGCCTAAGGCCTCCTCCCGCCTCGCATGCGCACCGCGCCGCACATGGGTGAAGGGGAGGGGGCTAGACACGAACC
It encodes:
- the PITPNM1 gene encoding membrane-associated phosphatidylinositol transfer protein 1, which codes for MLIKEYHILLPMSLDEYQVAQLYMIQKKSREESSGEGSGVEILANRPYTDGPGGSGQYTHKVYHVGSHIPGWFRALLPKAALQVEEESWNAYPYTRTRYTCPFVEKFSIEIETYYLPDGGQQPNVFNLSGAERRQRILDTIDIVRDAVAPGEYKAEEDPRLYRSAKTGRGPLADDWARTAAQTGPLMCAYKLCKVEFRYWGMQAKIEQFIHDVGLRRVMLRAHRQAWCWQDEWTELSMADIRALEEETARMLAQRMAKCNMGSEGPEAQPPGKPSTETRAGASHAGTPDGPEAPPGPDASPDASFSKQWSSSSRSSYSSQHGGGVSPQSLSEWRMQNIARDSENSSEEEFFDAHEGFSDSDEVFPKEMTKWNSNDFIDAFASPMEAEGVPDLGAEAAKDIGEGARAPRDSEGPDGAGELGAKACAVHALFLILHSGNILDSGPGDANSKQADVQTLSLAFEAVTRIHFPEALGHVALRLVPCPPICAAAYALVSNLSPYSHDGDSLSRSQDHIPLAALPLLATSSSRYQGAVATVIARTNQAYAAFLRSSEGAGFCGQVVLIGDGVGGILGFDALCHSASAGTGSRGSSRRGSMNNELLSPEVGPTRDPLADGAEGLGRASPEPSALPSQRAPSDLASPELEGSQNSLQAAPPTASSGEPRRVSTASCPPAAPSEASDGPTSAARLDFKVSGFFLFGSPLGLVLALRKTVMPALEVAQMRPACEQIYNLFHAADPCASRLEPLLAPKFQAIAPLAVPRYQKFPLGDGSSLLLADTLQTHSGLFLEELETLVPSTPTSASGAFWKGSELGTEPPAQPAAPSTTSEVVKILERWWGTKRIDYSLYCPEALTAFPTVTLPHLFHASYWESADVVAFILRQVIEKERPQLTECEEPSIYSPAFPREKWQRKRTQVKIRNVTSNHRASDTVVCEGRPQVLNGRFMYGPLDVVTLTGEKVDVYIMTQPLSGKWIHFGTEVTNSSGRLTFPVPTERALGIGVYPVRMVVRGDHTYAECCLTVVARGTEAVVFSIDGSFTASVSIMGSDPKVRAGAVDVVRHWQDAGYLIVYVTGRPDMQKHRVVAWLSQHNFPHGVVSFCDGLTHDPLRQKAMFLQSLVQEVELNIVAGYGSPKDVAVYAALGLSPSQTYIVGRAVRKLQAQCQFLSDGYVAHLGQLEAGSHPHAPAAPSRATLAKSSYGGAAPVDFLRKQSQLLRSRGPSQAEREGPGTPPTTLARGKARSVSLKLDSEE
- the AIP gene encoding AH receptor-interacting protein; translation: MADIIARLREDGIQKRVIQEGRGELPDFQDGTKATFHYRTLHSDKEGAVLDDSRVRGKPMELIIGKKFKLPVWETIVCTMREGEIAQFCCDVKHVVLYPLVAKSLRNIAAGKDPLEGQRHCCGIAQMHEHSSLGHADLDALQQNPQPLIFDIEMLKVESPGTYQQDPWAMTDAEKAKAVPVIHQEGNRLYREGHVKEAAAKYYDAIACLKNLQMKEQPGSPDWIQLDQQITPLLLNYCQCKLVAQEYYEVLDHCSSILNKYDDNVKAYFKRGKAHAAVWNAQEAQADFAKVLELDPALAPVVSRELRALEARIRQKDEEDKARFRGIFSH